The following proteins are encoded in a genomic region of Xanthomonas citri pv. mangiferaeindicae:
- a CDS encoding peptidase S8 produces the protein MSKMSIPSRRLQRRALVAATLLALAAPLAAAQAVERLDLAGLQSAEQHDRFIVKYRDGSAAQAQPASINAALGTVAGRLAVGGGKQLRLEHLRRTAVGADVVRTSRKLDRADAESVMRQLAADPDVEYVEVDKRNHVLWTPNDPRFSQQYGFGTGAGGIRATTAWDVTRGAGTVVAVLDTGITSHSDLNANILPGYDFISDPTIAGDGNGRDADPSDPGDFDGIYASSWHGTHVAGTVAAVTNNGVGVAGTAPLAKVVPVRVLGRGGGYDSDIADAVIWASGGTVSGVPANQNPAEVINLSLGGRGTCGNTMQSAINGAIGRGTTLVIAAGNSNANVSGFSPANCADVIAVASNTSTGARSSFSNYGTGITLSAPGSGIVSTLNSGQTTPGSESYASYDGTSMAAPHVAGVVALVQSVSNPAKTPAQIKALLISTARAFPSTPSQPIGAGIVDAKAAVDAASGGGTGPGPDPGDGSLVVGTPITGLSGGTGSSQFWTVNVPSGATNLVIALSGGSGDADLYVRRGAQPTTSTWDCRPYRSGNNESCAFAAPQAGTYHVLVRGYSSFSGVTLRADHN, from the coding sequence ATGTCGAAGATGTCCATTCCCTCCCGTCGCCTTCAGCGCCGCGCCCTTGTGGCGGCAACGCTGCTGGCGCTCGCAGCGCCGCTGGCCGCGGCGCAGGCGGTCGAGCGGCTCGATCTCGCCGGGCTGCAATCGGCCGAGCAGCACGATCGCTTCATCGTCAAATATCGGGACGGCAGCGCCGCGCAGGCGCAGCCGGCCTCGATCAATGCGGCGCTGGGGACCGTGGCCGGTCGCCTGGCCGTCGGCGGCGGCAAGCAGCTGCGGCTCGAGCACCTGCGACGCACCGCGGTCGGCGCCGATGTCGTGCGCACCAGCCGCAAGCTGGATCGGGCCGATGCCGAATCGGTGATGCGCCAACTCGCCGCCGATCCCGATGTCGAGTACGTCGAGGTCGACAAGCGCAACCACGTGCTGTGGACGCCCAACGATCCGCGCTTCAGCCAGCAGTACGGGTTCGGCACCGGAGCCGGAGGCATCCGCGCGACCACCGCCTGGGACGTGACCCGCGGTGCTGGCACCGTCGTCGCGGTGCTCGATACCGGCATCACCTCGCACAGCGACCTGAATGCCAACATCCTGCCCGGCTACGACTTCATCAGTGATCCGACGATCGCAGGCGATGGCAATGGCCGCGATGCTGATCCCAGCGATCCGGGCGATTTCGACGGCATCTATGCCTCGAGCTGGCATGGCACGCACGTCGCGGGCACGGTCGCGGCGGTCACCAACAACGGCGTCGGCGTGGCCGGCACCGCGCCGCTGGCCAAGGTGGTGCCCGTCCGCGTCCTTGGCCGGGGCGGCGGTTACGACTCCGACATCGCCGACGCGGTGATCTGGGCCTCGGGCGGTACGGTCTCCGGGGTGCCCGCCAACCAGAATCCGGCCGAGGTCATCAACCTGAGCCTGGGCGGACGCGGCACCTGCGGCAACACGATGCAAAGTGCGATCAATGGTGCGATCGGCCGCGGTACCACGCTTGTGATCGCCGCTGGCAACAGCAACGCCAACGTCTCGGGCTTCTCGCCGGCCAACTGCGCCGATGTCATCGCGGTCGCTTCCAATACCAGCACCGGTGCGCGGTCGAGCTTCTCCAACTACGGCACCGGCATCACGCTCTCGGCGCCCGGCTCGGGCATCGTCTCCACGCTCAACAGCGGCCAGACCACGCCGGGCAGCGAGAGCTACGCCTCCTACGACGGCACCTCGATGGCCGCACCGCATGTCGCCGGTGTGGTCGCGCTGGTGCAGTCGGTGTCCAATCCGGCCAAGACGCCGGCCCAGATCAAGGCCCTGCTGATCAGCACGGCGCGCGCGTTCCCATCGACCCCGTCCCAGCCGATCGGCGCGGGCATCGTCGATGCGAAGGCCGCGGTGGATGCCGCGTCGGGCGGCGGTACCGGCCCGGGACCCGATCCGGGCGACGGCAGTCTGGTCGTGGGCACGCCGATCACCGGGCTGTCGGGCGGCACCGGCAGCAGCCAGTTCTGGACGGTCAACGTGCCGTCGGGGGCGACCAACCTCGTCATCGCACTGTCTGGGGGCAGCGGCGATGCCGACCTGTACGTCCGGCGCGGCGCGCAGCCGACGACCTCGACCTGGGACTGCCGTCCCTACCGGTCGGGCAACAACGAAAGCTGCGCGTTCGCCGCGCCGCAAGCCGGGACGTACCACGTCCTGGTGCGCGGTTATTCATCGTTCTCGGGGGTCACGTTGCGCGCCGATCACAACTAG